From Candidatus Polarisedimenticolia bacterium, the proteins below share one genomic window:
- a CDS encoding alkaline phosphatase D family protein, with protein sequence MVKLSRREFFAAAAALGASLAWGGAYARRSRVPWRERRDLFPEGVASGDPQSDSVLFWTRYPRSDGSTQARLTVEVSEDEAFTRIVATALATVSAASDWTCRVLAGGLKPARTYWYRFTDEAGSGSRIGRTITAPGAHDTRPVRFAFVSCQNVNQGAQNAYRRMIDEDQRAPEAERLFFVLHLGDFIYEIVWYPEDRPQGMYDRRLRDVVRYANGEKVADFHVPTTVDDYRAVYRAYLHDPDLQDARARWPFVAMWDNHEFSWLGWQSLLKLGGQTRPAQTRKVAANQAWFEYQPARIKKPGGTTLERFDPPHVVDTPIARFDAHGLGQEPNNLAAIASLTGYRALRWGRNMDLVITDQHSYRSEEPTDRPEAERLSSDDFPNLIPQEAQEILDAGREYAGGHPPATIRFGEADVPNFRMHDPPQTILGSEQKAWFLNRLRTSKATWKIWANSLGTLDWRADPQNLPAGLTTPWPGAGYAGFGGGDHSGAYVERAEIYDFVRDAGITGFATVSGDRHSFWAGLAAKALPPAQFEPVGVAFITGSISAPGLVEAFEHRFPKDHPLRPLFLADQPGGARPQAAINLLLRHGVRTCLEYGRTGGAEKARKLSNPDLAPHLSFVDMGGHGYATVRVASDAIESEFVCIPRPLERSEGADGGPLRYRVVHRAPLWTRGERPRLEQRIVEGDPELSV encoded by the coding sequence ATGGTGAAGCTCAGCCGGAGAGAATTTTTCGCCGCCGCCGCGGCGCTCGGAGCGTCGCTGGCCTGGGGCGGCGCCTACGCCAGGCGATCGCGCGTCCCATGGCGTGAGCGGCGCGACCTTTTTCCGGAAGGAGTCGCCTCCGGGGACCCGCAGTCCGACAGCGTGCTGTTCTGGACGCGTTATCCCAGGAGCGACGGATCGACCCAGGCCCGCCTGACGGTTGAAGTCTCCGAGGACGAGGCCTTCACGCGCATCGTCGCCACGGCGCTCGCCACGGTCAGCGCCGCGTCGGACTGGACGTGCCGCGTGCTCGCCGGTGGATTGAAACCCGCACGCACGTACTGGTATCGCTTCACCGACGAGGCAGGATCGGGGAGCCGTATCGGGCGCACGATCACCGCGCCCGGCGCCCATGACACGCGCCCGGTGCGCTTCGCGTTCGTGAGCTGTCAGAACGTCAATCAGGGTGCGCAGAACGCGTACCGCCGGATGATCGACGAGGATCAACGTGCGCCGGAGGCGGAGCGCCTCTTCTTCGTGCTCCATCTGGGTGACTTCATCTACGAGATTGTCTGGTACCCGGAGGACCGGCCGCAGGGCATGTACGATCGTCGTCTTCGCGACGTCGTCCGTTACGCGAACGGGGAGAAGGTCGCCGACTTCCACGTCCCGACGACGGTCGACGACTATCGCGCCGTGTACCGGGCCTACCTGCACGATCCCGATCTGCAGGACGCGCGTGCCCGCTGGCCGTTCGTCGCCATGTGGGACAACCACGAGTTTTCCTGGCTCGGATGGCAATCGCTGCTGAAGCTCGGCGGCCAGACGCGCCCGGCGCAGACGCGCAAGGTCGCGGCCAATCAGGCGTGGTTCGAATACCAGCCGGCCCGCATCAAGAAGCCGGGCGGTACGACACTCGAACGCTTCGATCCGCCGCACGTCGTCGATACGCCGATCGCGCGCTTCGACGCGCATGGCCTCGGGCAGGAGCCCAACAATCTCGCCGCGATCGCCAGCCTCACGGGCTATCGCGCCCTGCGCTGGGGCCGCAACATGGACCTCGTCATCACCGATCAGCACAGCTACCGATCGGAGGAGCCGACCGACCGTCCCGAGGCCGAACGCCTGTCGAGCGATGATTTCCCGAACCTCATTCCGCAGGAGGCTCAGGAGATCCTCGACGCGGGCCGCGAGTACGCGGGCGGCCACCCCCCGGCGACGATCCGCTTCGGGGAGGCCGACGTGCCGAACTTCCGCATGCACGACCCGCCGCAGACCATTCTCGGCTCCGAACAGAAGGCCTGGTTCCTGAATCGCCTGCGCACCTCGAAGGCGACGTGGAAGATATGGGCCAACTCGCTCGGCACTCTGGACTGGCGCGCCGATCCGCAGAATCTTCCCGCCGGGCTCACGACGCCATGGCCCGGAGCCGGCTACGCCGGTTTCGGCGGCGGCGATCACAGCGGCGCCTACGTGGAGCGCGCGGAGATCTACGATTTCGTCCGGGACGCGGGCATCACGGGCTTCGCGACCGTGTCCGGGGATCGTCACAGCTTCTGGGCGGGGCTTGCGGCGAAAGCCCTGCCGCCGGCACAATTCGAGCCGGTGGGCGTAGCCTTCATCACCGGCTCGATCTCCGCGCCGGGCCTGGTCGAAGCCTTCGAGCACCGCTTTCCGAAGGACCATCCGTTGCGTCCGCTGTTTCTGGCCGACCAGCCGGGCGGGGCCAGGCCGCAGGCGGCCATCAACCTGCTGCTGCGGCACGGCGTGCGGACGTGCCTCGAATACGGAAGGACCGGCGGCGCCGAGAAGGCGCGCAAGCTCTCGAATCCCGATCTCGCACCGCACCTTTCCTTCGTCGACATGGGCGGCCACGGCTACGCGACGGTCCGGGTCGCGAGCGATGCCATCGAGAGCGAGTTCGTGTGCATTCCGCGACCGCTCGAACGTTCCGAAGGCGCCGACGGCGGCCCGCTGCGGTATCGAGTCGTGCATCGGGCGCCGCTCTGGACCAGGGGCGAGCGCCCGCGGCTCGAGCAGCGTATCGTCGAGGGGGATCCGGAGCTGTCGGTCTAG
- a CDS encoding amidohydrolase family protein, producing the protein MPVTPLIRSMRLLTAWLAVSLLAASAVAPRAEEAWDVTRPRGATREIDFSIDVGTKMSVDISPDGRWIVFDLLAHIYRVPADGGKAECLTQDSGIALNYGPRYSPDGKSIAFISDRKGQNNVWIMEADGSNPRPVFTDPDACSEEPVWTPDGQYIIVRRQLVCHRGLYYSTLWMYHRDGGDGVRLMEKTGVSGPSLSPDGKFVYFQSNACAGHFGEATQGCLQIERMDLQTGRTDSLTGGPGDGGFAPDISPDGRTLAFARRIPDSTLSRNGRRFGPRTALWVRDLESGAERRVMDPIDADNAEGVRFSVRALPRYAWAGDGSSIVLSQGGRLRRLDVGTGKVATIPFTARVHRTISQMAHTPFRIADDPFEARMLRWPTSSPDGRRVAFHAVGKVWIVDLPDGAPRRLTPESFTPFELSPAWSRDGRSIVFASWDEKARGELWTVPSRGGTPRRITTETGEYLNPEWSPDGRRIVAARGSGATAHGRTWPENRWYDLVSLPAAGGPATVVTRVRPPVDPVQIVRASFGPDGRIFYFEQSIVEEAGPTKTMTDLVSLGADGGDRRVHLRFPYETEAVVSPDGRWVAFQSDMNVHLAPLPWLGSGASPVILDRKNPALPVRTISEEGGLFPRWRDNDSLEFGSGNLYLVHHRPSGKTSVTPIRLKVPRALPQGTIALKGARILTMDGRKVLERGDVVVRRNRVLCVGECDTAGADRVIDVAGKTIIPGLIDMHAHFNDRKAIVIPPHNFESVIYLAYGVTTALDPSATSTTVFSNAELIRAGLALGPRMFSTGEAIGDSIAGENPDEVTPASLESERSRQIASYDAAEHEVNRLVAWGASSIKQYMNPRRDQRQWIVEAARKKGVMVTGESGSFEHELGMLMDGQPGWEHEILALPLYRDAARFVGQARATYSATFCASGPGPWDDQYFYAERDLWKDEKLRRFLPSWDLMARTRRRMLRPASDYGSAMYAQALADIITEGGYGAVGGHGQFIGMDTHFDIWMAAEGLGPMGALEVATIQPAHFLGADRDLGSLLPGKLADLLVLNSNPLDNIRNTTDALYVMQDGVLYDAATLDEVWPQRKPFGDYYWVRPEALQSDDRPDDFWDPRP; encoded by the coding sequence ATGCCGGTCACCCCCCTCATCCGATCCATGCGTCTCCTGACCGCATGGCTCGCTGTATCGCTTCTCGCGGCGTCGGCGGTCGCGCCACGGGCCGAGGAGGCCTGGGACGTGACGCGTCCGCGAGGGGCGACCCGCGAGATCGACTTCTCGATCGACGTGGGGACCAAGATGTCCGTGGACATCTCCCCGGACGGCCGCTGGATCGTGTTCGACCTGCTGGCGCACATCTATCGGGTCCCGGCGGACGGCGGGAAGGCCGAGTGCCTCACCCAGGACAGCGGCATCGCCCTGAACTACGGGCCGCGCTACTCCCCGGACGGGAAGTCGATCGCCTTCATCTCCGATCGTAAAGGCCAGAACAACGTGTGGATCATGGAGGCGGACGGCTCGAACCCGCGGCCCGTGTTCACTGATCCCGATGCCTGCTCCGAGGAGCCGGTCTGGACTCCGGATGGGCAGTACATCATCGTTCGCAGGCAGCTCGTCTGCCATCGGGGGCTCTACTACTCCACCCTGTGGATGTATCACCGCGACGGCGGCGACGGTGTGCGACTCATGGAAAAGACCGGGGTCAGCGGGCCGTCCCTCTCACCCGACGGCAAGTTCGTCTACTTCCAGTCCAACGCCTGCGCGGGCCACTTCGGCGAGGCGACGCAGGGGTGCCTGCAGATCGAGCGCATGGATCTGCAGACGGGGCGGACCGACAGCCTGACGGGAGGGCCCGGAGACGGCGGTTTCGCGCCGGACATCTCACCGGACGGCCGGACGCTCGCCTTCGCGCGCCGCATCCCCGACAGCACGCTCTCCCGGAACGGCAGGCGATTCGGGCCGCGGACGGCGCTCTGGGTGCGCGATCTCGAGAGCGGCGCCGAGCGCCGGGTGATGGACCCGATCGACGCCGACAACGCCGAGGGCGTGCGCTTCTCCGTGCGGGCGCTCCCCCGGTACGCCTGGGCCGGAGATGGCAGCTCCATCGTCCTGTCCCAGGGCGGCCGGCTGCGCCGCCTCGACGTCGGCACCGGCAAGGTCGCCACGATTCCGTTCACGGCGCGCGTGCACCGGACGATCTCGCAGATGGCGCACACGCCGTTCCGCATCGCCGACGATCCGTTCGAGGCGCGCATGCTGCGCTGGCCGACCTCCTCGCCGGACGGTCGGCGGGTGGCGTTCCATGCCGTCGGCAAGGTCTGGATCGTGGATCTCCCGGACGGAGCGCCGCGCCGCCTCACGCCGGAGAGCTTCACCCCGTTCGAGCTCTCGCCGGCCTGGTCTCGTGATGGCCGGTCGATCGTCTTCGCCTCCTGGGACGAAAAAGCCCGCGGCGAGCTCTGGACGGTCCCGTCGCGGGGCGGGACGCCGCGCAGGATCACCACCGAGACCGGCGAGTACCTGAATCCGGAGTGGAGCCCCGACGGCAGGCGCATCGTGGCCGCCCGCGGATCGGGCGCCACCGCGCACGGCCGCACCTGGCCGGAGAACCGATGGTACGACCTGGTGTCGCTGCCGGCGGCGGGCGGCCCGGCCACGGTCGTGACCCGGGTCCGGCCCCCCGTCGATCCCGTGCAGATCGTGCGCGCGAGCTTCGGGCCGGATGGGAGGATCTTCTACTTCGAGCAGAGCATCGTGGAGGAGGCGGGACCGACGAAGACCATGACCGACCTCGTCTCGCTCGGGGCCGACGGCGGCGACCGGCGCGTCCACCTGCGGTTCCCCTACGAAACCGAGGCGGTGGTCTCGCCCGACGGACGCTGGGTCGCGTTTCAGTCCGACATGAACGTTCACCTCGCGCCGCTGCCATGGCTGGGGAGCGGCGCCTCTCCGGTGATCCTGGACAGGAAAAACCCGGCGCTCCCGGTGCGGACGATCTCCGAGGAAGGCGGCCTGTTCCCGCGCTGGCGCGACAACGACTCGCTCGAGTTCGGGAGCGGCAACCTCTACCTGGTGCATCACCGCCCGTCAGGGAAGACCTCCGTCACCCCCATCCGCCTGAAGGTGCCGCGCGCTCTCCCCCAGGGGACGATCGCCCTCAAGGGCGCCCGCATCCTCACGATGGATGGCCGCAAGGTCCTCGAACGAGGAGACGTGGTGGTCCGGCGCAATCGGGTCCTCTGCGTCGGGGAGTGCGACACCGCAGGGGCCGACCGCGTGATCGACGTGGCCGGCAAGACGATCATCCCCGGGCTGATCGACATGCACGCGCATTTCAACGACCGGAAGGCGATCGTCATCCCGCCCCATAACTTCGAGTCGGTGATCTATCTCGCCTACGGCGTCACCACCGCCCTCGATCCGTCCGCCACCTCGACCACGGTGTTCAGCAACGCCGAGCTGATCCGCGCAGGGCTCGCCCTCGGGCCGCGCATGTTCAGCACCGGCGAGGCGATTGGCGACTCCATCGCCGGGGAGAATCCGGACGAGGTGACCCCGGCGTCGCTCGAGTCGGAGCGCTCGAGGCAAATCGCGAGCTACGATGCGGCCGAGCACGAGGTCAACCGGCTGGTCGCGTGGGGGGCCTCTTCCATCAAGCAGTACATGAACCCACGGCGCGATCAAAGGCAGTGGATCGTGGAGGCGGCGAGGAAGAAAGGCGTGATGGTGACGGGGGAGTCGGGCTCGTTCGAGCACGAGCTCGGCATGCTGATGGACGGCCAGCCCGGGTGGGAGCATGAGATCCTGGCCCTTCCCCTCTACCGCGACGCCGCACGGTTCGTGGGACAGGCCCGGGCCACCTACTCCGCGACCTTCTGCGCCAGCGGCCCCGGCCCCTGGGACGACCAGTACTTCTACGCAGAGCGCGACCTCTGGAAGGACGAAAAACTGCGGCGCTTCCTGCCTTCGTGGGATCTCATGGCGCGCACGCGCCGCCGTATGCTGCGTCCCGCCAGCGACTACGGCTCGGCGATGTACGCCCAGGCGCTGGCCGACATCATCACCGAGGGGGGATACGGCGCGGTCGGGGGGCATGGCCAGTTCATCGGCATGGACACGCACTTCGACATCTGGATGGCCGCCGAGGGGCTGGGACCGATGGGAGCGCTCGAGGTGGCCACCATCCAGCCGGCGCACTTCCTCGGCGCCGACCGGGACCTCGGCTCGCTCCTGCCGGGCAAGCTGGCCGACCTCCTGGTGCTGAACTCGAATCCGCTCGACAACATCCGCAACACCACCGACGCGCTCTACGTGATGCAGGACGGCGTCCTGTATGACGCCGCGACGCTGGACGAAGTGTGGCCGCAGCGCAAGCCATTCGGCGACTATTACTGGGTGCGACCGGAAGCCCTGCAGTCGGACGACCGCCCCGACGACTTCTGGGACCCCCGGCCCTGA
- a CDS encoding GDSL-type esterase/lipase family protein, with amino-acid sequence MSKERWFANLVLLAASAASAGAGLLAFGTARSFQVGMARQALLVGGPFCLSVALLACIRLPLPQRVALAMTLLSIAAAAYIAEAYLRELPFLRVRLAARRFGISYDARSQFEVVRDFREHGDDAYPAAFPAWQGLPSEATALLPLGGIAGVTTVLCNEMGQYLVYRSDEHGFHNPEGVWSSSRFDVAALGDSFTQGACVPTEQNFAELIRREHPATLNLGMVGNGPLLMLAGLKEFLTEVKPRIVLWDYMEGNDATFDLNREKRFARLSDYLVSGHRQGLLDRQPECDALLRELVGREYASTQAGTMHMSRPGRYWRLWSLRQALGLQVGETLMDPAQVDFPLFRRILEEARETTRGWGGTLYFVYLPAESRYHEEKYRRAHDSIRSRVLSIVEDLQLPLIDLHPPMSRQPDIAEMYAYPGAHYSPAGNRLVAETILEALHSSASAPRSRE; translated from the coding sequence TTGAGCAAGGAGCGCTGGTTTGCAAACCTGGTCCTTCTGGCCGCTTCGGCAGCGAGCGCGGGGGCGGGCCTGCTGGCCTTTGGAACCGCCCGGAGCTTCCAGGTCGGGATGGCTCGGCAGGCGCTTCTCGTCGGCGGACCGTTCTGCCTGAGCGTCGCGCTTCTAGCCTGCATTCGGCTGCCGCTCCCCCAACGAGTGGCGCTGGCCATGACCCTTCTCTCGATTGCTGCGGCTGCCTACATCGCCGAGGCCTACCTCCGTGAGTTGCCGTTCCTGCGGGTCCGGCTGGCTGCCAGGCGGTTCGGTATTTCGTACGATGCTCGCAGTCAATTCGAGGTCGTGCGTGATTTCCGAGAACATGGCGACGACGCCTACCCGGCCGCCTTTCCCGCCTGGCAGGGATTGCCGTCCGAAGCGACGGCTCTTCTGCCTCTGGGTGGAATCGCGGGCGTGACGACCGTCCTGTGCAACGAAATGGGGCAGTACCTCGTGTACCGAAGCGACGAGCATGGGTTTCATAATCCGGAGGGAGTCTGGTCGTCGAGCCGGTTCGACGTGGCCGCGCTGGGCGACTCCTTCACACAGGGAGCCTGCGTCCCGACGGAACAGAATTTCGCGGAGCTGATTCGCCGAGAGCACCCCGCGACCCTCAACCTGGGCATGGTGGGGAACGGGCCGCTGCTGATGCTCGCCGGACTGAAAGAATTCCTCACGGAGGTCAAACCGCGAATCGTCCTCTGGGACTACATGGAAGGGAACGACGCAACGTTTGATCTGAACCGCGAGAAGCGCTTCGCCCGCCTGTCGGACTATCTGGTTTCCGGCCATCGCCAAGGCTTGCTCGACCGACAGCCCGAGTGCGATGCCTTACTGCGAGAGTTGGTTGGCCGGGAGTACGCCTCGACGCAGGCCGGCACGATGCACATGTCGAGACCGGGCCGGTATTGGCGACTCTGGTCTCTGCGGCAGGCTCTGGGGCTCCAGGTCGGGGAGACCCTTATGGACCCCGCCCAGGTCGATTTCCCGCTCTTCCGGCGAATCCTCGAAGAAGCACGGGAGACCACCCGGGGATGGGGAGGAACGCTCTATTTCGTCTACCTACCCGCCGAATCCCGGTATCACGAGGAAAAGTACCGCCGTGCGCATGATTCGATCCGCAGTCGGGTCCTCTCGATCGTCGAGGACTTGCAGCTCCCGCTGATCGATCTCCACCCCCCCATGTCGCGGCAACCGGACATCGCGGAGATGTACGCCTATCCCGGCGCGCATTACAGCCCGGCCGGGAACCGCCTCGTGGCCGAGACGATTCTCGAAGCTCTCCATTCGTCCGCGAGCGCCCCGCGATCGCGAGAGTGA
- a CDS encoding PAS domain S-box protein: MTRSEAQTRSILETAFEAFISMDSLGRITGWNAQAVTSFGWSRAEAIGRPLAETIIPPRHREAHLRGPARFLHAGEGPALNKRMELTALHRDGREIPVEIVIFPLRLGDTPTFNAFLHDITERKSAEAQLLRTKEQAESSNRELEAFSYSVSHDLRAPLRTIDGFSQALMEDCADELSERGRQHLERVRSATQRMGQLIDDLLSLSHIARVEMRRTAFNLSDLARRVADELQKGQPERRVEVAIAEGVVADGDGRLLKVALENLLRNAWKFTSKRPVAHIEFGATQGNGGRSFFVRDDGAGFDMEYAGKLFGAFQRLHSAKDFEGTGIGLATVARIVQRHGGRVWAEGAVDQGATFHFTL, translated from the coding sequence CTGACGCGCTCCGAGGCCCAGACTCGCTCCATCCTCGAGACGGCCTTCGAGGCGTTCATTTCGATGGACTCACTGGGACGGATCACGGGCTGGAATGCCCAGGCCGTAACGAGCTTCGGCTGGAGCCGCGCCGAGGCGATCGGCCGGCCCCTCGCCGAGACCATCATTCCACCGCGCCACCGCGAGGCTCATCTCCGCGGACCGGCCCGCTTCCTTCACGCAGGAGAGGGCCCTGCCCTTAACAAGCGCATGGAGCTCACCGCGCTCCACCGGGACGGCCGCGAGATCCCGGTGGAAATCGTGATTTTCCCGCTGCGGCTGGGCGACACGCCGACCTTCAACGCGTTCCTCCACGACATCACCGAGCGCAAATCGGCCGAAGCGCAGCTCCTGCGCACGAAGGAGCAGGCGGAGTCGTCCAACCGGGAGCTCGAGGCCTTCAGCTACTCCGTGTCCCACGACCTGCGCGCCCCCCTCCGGACCATCGACGGTTTCAGCCAGGCGCTCATGGAGGATTGCGCCGACGAGCTCAGCGAGCGCGGACGCCAGCACCTCGAGCGCGTCCGTTCCGCCACCCAGCGCATGGGCCAGCTCATCGACGACCTGCTGAGCCTGTCGCACATCGCGCGTGTCGAGATGCGACGCACGGCCTTCAATCTCAGCGACCTCGCACGGCGCGTCGCGGATGAGCTTCAGAAGGGCCAGCCGGAACGCCGCGTCGAGGTCGCCATCGCAGAGGGCGTGGTCGCCGACGGGGACGGCCGGCTCCTGAAGGTCGCCCTGGAGAACCTCCTCCGCAATGCCTGGAAGTTCACGAGCAAGCGCCCCGTCGCGCACATCGAGTTCGGGGCCACGCAGGGGAACGGCGGCCGGTCCTTCTTCGTCCGCGACGACGGCGCCGGCTTCGACATGGAGTACGCCGGCAAGCTCTTCGGCGCCTTCCAGCGTCTGCATTCGGCCAAGGACTTCGAGGGAACGGGAATCGGCCTGGCCACGGTCGCGCGCATCGTCCAGCGCCACGGCGGCCGCGTCTGGGCCGAAGGCGCGGTGGACCAGGGCGCGACGTTCCATTTCACCCTCTGA
- a CDS encoding NYN domain-containing protein — translation MAPRRIWIMDGHNMIFAIPPLQRLQVSDRREEARGALADSLERFALARGEKVLIVFDGRELPPSSFAIRKPLLEIIYARGGEGAADVRILHEARLLLERGSPVTVVTDDVSTLARELPRGALHMGVRAFWLKHIQIEPGEEGKRVEGDFSDVEREMIRTAMTEPIPGPRRLVPVHQAGVPPGQLARAPEETNPERIRRKREKGRLRQERRLKRRAKPGPRR, via the coding sequence ATGGCCCCAAGGCGCATCTGGATCATGGATGGCCACAACATGATCTTCGCGATCCCACCGCTGCAGCGGCTGCAGGTCTCCGACCGTCGCGAGGAGGCGCGCGGGGCCCTGGCGGACAGCCTGGAGCGTTTCGCGCTCGCGCGCGGGGAGAAGGTCCTCATCGTCTTCGATGGCCGCGAGCTGCCGCCGAGCTCCTTCGCCATCCGCAAGCCGTTGCTCGAGATCATCTACGCGCGGGGCGGCGAAGGGGCGGCGGACGTCCGCATCCTCCACGAGGCGAGGCTGCTCCTGGAGCGGGGATCCCCGGTCACCGTCGTGACCGACGACGTGAGCACCCTGGCCAGGGAGCTGCCGCGAGGAGCGCTTCACATGGGCGTGCGGGCGTTCTGGCTGAAGCACATCCAGATCGAGCCCGGCGAGGAGGGCAAGCGTGTCGAAGGGGACTTCTCGGATGTGGAACGCGAGATGATCCGGACCGCCATGACCGAGCCGATCCCCGGGCCCCGCCGCCTAGTCCCCGTGCACCAGGCCGGCGTGCCGCCGGGCCAGCTTGCCCGTGCTCCCGAGGAGACGAATCCCGAGCGGATTCGCCGGAAACGGGAGAAGGGGCGCCTTCGCCAGGAGCGCCGGCTCAAGCGGCGCGCGAAGCCCGGGCCGCGCCGCTGA
- a CDS encoding fatty acid desaturase yields the protein MLSWKQAITKHQDPRLAKSIWQIVNSLVPFLALYGLAIWTLGLSYWLTLAVAVAAAGFMIRIFIIFHDCGHGSFFRSQRANHVLGFVTGVLTFTPYHQWRQKHALHHATSGDLDGRGTGDIWTLTVQEYVDAPRWKRFGYRVFRNPFVLFVVAPLYLFLIHQRFPSPTVGRRERLGVHWTNGALLAIAVVMSLTIGIKAYMMIQLPLMMITGTVGLWLFYVQHQFEGVYWQRRKNWGFAEAALNGSSFYKLPRVLQWFSGNIGFHHIHHLSPRIPNYNLERCHRADPLFQTVRPITLLGSMKSFTYRLWDEQRGRLVGYRRLRELLRQQRPAPRHLP from the coding sequence ATGCTGTCCTGGAAACAAGCCATCACCAAGCATCAGGATCCGAGGCTCGCCAAGAGCATCTGGCAGATCGTCAACAGCCTCGTCCCATTCCTGGCTCTCTACGGCCTGGCGATCTGGACGCTCGGTCTTTCCTACTGGCTGACCCTCGCGGTCGCCGTCGCCGCAGCCGGTTTCATGATTCGCATCTTCATCATCTTTCACGATTGCGGGCACGGCTCGTTCTTCAGGTCGCAGCGAGCCAATCACGTCCTGGGGTTCGTCACGGGGGTGCTGACGTTCACGCCGTATCACCAGTGGCGGCAGAAGCACGCCCTGCACCACGCCACCTCCGGAGATCTGGACGGACGCGGCACCGGTGACATCTGGACGCTCACGGTTCAGGAGTACGTCGATGCGCCCCGCTGGAAGCGCTTCGGATACCGGGTCTTCCGCAATCCCTTCGTGCTGTTCGTGGTGGCCCCTTTGTACCTGTTCCTGATCCACCAGAGGTTCCCCTCGCCCACGGTCGGCAGGCGGGAGCGGCTGGGGGTGCACTGGACGAACGGAGCGCTTCTGGCCATCGCGGTCGTGATGAGCCTGACCATCGGGATCAAGGCGTACATGATGATCCAGCTTCCCTTGATGATGATCACCGGGACGGTGGGCCTCTGGCTGTTCTACGTGCAGCATCAGTTCGAGGGAGTGTACTGGCAGAGGCGCAAGAACTGGGGCTTCGCGGAAGCGGCCCTCAACGGAAGCTCCTTCTACAAGCTGCCCAGGGTCCTGCAGTGGTTCTCGGGAAACATCGGCTTCCACCACATCCACCACCTGAGCCCGCGCATCCCGAACTACAACCTCGAGCGATGCCACCGGGCCGATCCGCTCTTTCAGACCGTGCGGCCGATCACCCTGCTCGGCAGCATGAAGTCGTTCACCTACCGGTTGTGGGATGAGCAGCGCGGCCGGCTCGTCGGCTACCGCCGGCTGCGCGAGCTTCTCCGGCAGCAGCGACCGGCGCCTCGTCATCTTCCTTAA
- a CDS encoding zf-HC2 domain-containing protein produces MDRLDDLLEGRLDSASRNEAEEHLLSCRDCRALRDLAGDEGAPIAPPADLLGAVLARTSGPACGRAQGRLCDHADRLLAPVDDDLVRMHLEGCGECAGLAAALVRLATDLPPLAEIEPGARFVADVLARTSRRETLPARLGARLRDACRRLARRPRIAWEGAYAGSIALLILFGTPNAPFAGVPGKALDLVRTVQESAPAAALGDEVPRIRTAVRSRWEETRTGVKGRTRDLVAEVQRRSSRTWDRLMQDLGTVWDRVASQEATKDTNGTVDAQDDEGER; encoded by the coding sequence ATGGACCGCCTTGACGACCTGCTGGAAGGGCGGCTGGACTCCGCCTCGCGCAACGAGGCCGAGGAGCACCTGCTCTCCTGCCGCGACTGCCGCGCGCTGCGGGACCTCGCCGGGGACGAGGGGGCCCCGATCGCGCCCCCCGCGGATCTCCTCGGGGCGGTCCTGGCGCGCACCAGCGGACCGGCCTGCGGCCGCGCCCAGGGCCGGCTGTGCGACCACGCCGACCGGCTTCTCGCGCCGGTGGATGACGACCTGGTCCGAATGCACCTCGAAGGGTGCGGGGAGTGCGCCGGGCTGGCGGCGGCCCTCGTGCGGCTGGCGACCGATCTCCCGCCCCTCGCCGAGATCGAGCCGGGCGCCCGCTTCGTCGCCGACGTCCTCGCCCGGACCTCGCGGCGGGAGACGCTCCCGGCACGCCTCGGGGCCCGCCTTCGCGACGCCTGCCGGCGGCTCGCCCGGCGCCCGAGAATCGCCTGGGAGGGGGCCTACGCGGGATCGATCGCCCTCCTCATCCTGTTCGGCACACCCAATGCCCCGTTCGCGGGCGTGCCGGGCAAGGCGCTCGATCTCGTCCGGACGGTGCAGGAGTCGGCGCCGGCCGCGGCCCTCGGGGACGAGGTCCCCCGGATCCGCACGGCGGTGCGCTCGCGCTGGGAGGAGACCAGGACGGGGGTGAAGGGCAGAACGCGCGACCTGGTGGCCGAGGTGCAGCGGCGCTCGTCGAGGACCTGGGACCGGCTCATGCAGGATCTTGGAACCGTGTGGGACCGGGTTGCGTCTCAGGAAGCGACGAAGGACACGAACGGAACGGTGGACGCCCAAGACGACGAAGGAGAACGCTGA